From a region of the Pseudomonadaceae bacterium SI-3 genome:
- a CDS encoding hybrid sensor histidine kinase/response regulator gives MPKHSEQDDALAGLLGLGTHSARKSHYPELVARLEELEAERNRYKWLFEHAVHGIFQASLQEGIRAANPALARMLGYESPDETLWRLTDLSHHLFIGGEDELRQIRRTLTTQQGLFGYETRLRRKDGSPIDVMMNLLLKPEEDGLVEGFVADITERKLAQMRLLQLNEQLEHRVAERTCELRKARDAAEQANHSKDKYLAAASHDLLQPLNAARLLISTLRERGLPDAEANLVERAHQALEGAEDLLTDLLDISKLDQQAIKPDIEVYRLDEVLLPLVSEFQSVAEAAGLGFDHYIPAYALSSDFRLLTRILRNFLSNACRYTDQGRVLLGARKRGEHLRIEVWDTGRGIESDQMQSIFLEFNQLGVQRATERAGVGLGLAIVDRIASMLAYPIQVRSQLGRGSVFSIDVPLADLPEQTPAEAPMQMPVLGNPLPGRRLLVLDNELSILHSMAALLGQWGCEVLTATDLEAALAVLGGSPPEVILADYHLDQGVTGWDVVTALRQHFAQAIPAVMVTADRSDQCRRQLQGFGVPVLNKPVKAGKLRSVLSHLLSDGPART, from the coding sequence ATGCCGAAGCACTCTGAACAGGACGATGCTCTTGCCGGGCTGCTCGGGTTAGGCACTCATTCGGCCCGCAAAAGCCACTACCCAGAACTGGTCGCTCGCCTTGAAGAGCTGGAGGCCGAGCGCAACCGATACAAATGGCTGTTCGAACACGCCGTACACGGCATTTTCCAGGCCAGCCTGCAGGAAGGTATTCGCGCAGCCAATCCGGCGCTGGCAAGGATGCTTGGTTACGAAAGCCCAGACGAAACGTTGTGGCGCCTGACCGACCTGTCACATCACCTGTTCATTGGTGGCGAAGACGAGCTTCGGCAGATTCGGCGTACCCTGACTACCCAGCAAGGCTTGTTCGGATATGAGACCCGTCTGCGGCGCAAGGACGGCAGTCCCATCGACGTCATGATGAACCTGCTGCTCAAGCCGGAAGAAGATGGCCTGGTTGAAGGCTTCGTTGCCGACATCACCGAGCGCAAGCTGGCGCAGATGCGCTTGCTACAGCTCAACGAACAGTTGGAACACCGGGTCGCCGAGCGCACCTGCGAGCTGCGCAAGGCCCGAGACGCGGCCGAGCAAGCCAACCACAGCAAGGACAAATACCTAGCCGCTGCCAGCCATGACCTGTTGCAGCCGCTCAATGCGGCGCGCCTTTTGATCTCGACATTGCGTGAGCGCGGCTTACCGGATGCTGAAGCGAACCTGGTGGAGCGAGCACATCAGGCGCTCGAGGGCGCCGAAGACTTGCTGACTGATTTGCTGGACATCTCCAAACTGGATCAGCAGGCGATCAAGCCCGACATCGAGGTTTATCGCCTCGACGAAGTGTTGTTGCCCCTCGTGTCCGAATTCCAGTCAGTAGCCGAAGCCGCAGGCCTCGGTTTCGATCACTACATCCCAGCGTATGCGCTAAGCAGCGATTTCCGGCTGCTGACGCGCATTTTGCGCAACTTTCTCAGCAATGCCTGCCGCTACACCGATCAAGGCCGAGTGCTGCTGGGCGCGCGCAAGCGCGGCGAACACCTGCGTATCGAGGTCTGGGACACGGGGCGAGGCATCGAGTCGGATCAGATGCAGTCGATCTTCCTCGAGTTCAATCAGCTGGGTGTGCAGCGCGCCACCGAACGCGCCGGGGTCGGGCTCGGCCTGGCCATCGTCGATCGTATTGCCTCGATGCTGGCTTATCCGATTCAGGTGCGTTCGCAGTTGGGGCGAGGCTCTGTGTTCAGCATTGATGTACCGCTGGCGGATCTGCCTGAGCAGACGCCTGCCGAAGCGCCAATGCAGATGCCGGTACTTGGCAATCCGTTACCGGGCCGTCGCTTGCTGGTCCTGGATAACGAGCTGAGCATCCTGCACAGCATGGCCGCGTTGCTGGGGCAGTGGGGTTGCGAGGTATTGACAGCCACTGACCTAGAAGCGGCGTTGGCGGTGCTCGGCGGATCACCGCCGGAGGTGATTCTCGCCGACTACCACCTCGATCAGGGTGTAACGGGATGGGACGTGGTCACTGCGCTGAGGCAACACTTTGCGCAGGCGATCCCAGCGGTCATGGTGACGGCCGATCGCAGTGACCAATGTCGCCGGCAGCTGCAAGGGTTTGGTGTCCCGGTGCTGAACAAACCGGTCAAGGCCGGGAAGCTGCGCTCAGTTCTGAGTCACTTGCTCAGCGACGGCCCCGCACGCACCTAA
- a CDS encoding alcohol dehydrogenase: MSPNLSLHRKFVSPEIVFGAGCRHSAGNYAKNFGARKVLLVSDPGVVAAGWVGDVQASLARQGIEFHLFTQVSANPRSEEVMLGAEVYGSEGCNVIVAVGGGSPMDCAKGIGIAVAHGRNIVEFEGVDTLRVPSPPLILIPTTAGTSADVSQFVIISNQTERMKFSIVSKGAVPDVSLIDPETTLSMDPFLSACTGIDALVHAIEAFVSTGHGPLTDPHALEAMRLINGHLVEMIANPTDIQLREKIMLGSMQAGLAFSNAILGAVHAMSHSLGGYLDLPHGLCNAVLVEHVVAFNYDSAPDRFKVVAETLGIDSRGLSHRQIRERLMQHLISLKQAIGFNETLGLHGVNLSDIPFLSQHAMQDPCILTNPRSSTQRDVEVVYAEAL, translated from the coding sequence ATGAGCCCTAATCTGAGCCTGCACCGTAAGTTTGTCTCGCCCGAGATCGTGTTTGGTGCAGGCTGTCGGCATAGCGCCGGCAACTATGCGAAGAATTTTGGCGCGCGCAAGGTGCTGCTGGTGTCCGATCCGGGGGTGGTCGCTGCCGGATGGGTCGGCGATGTCCAGGCGAGTCTGGCACGCCAGGGCATCGAGTTTCACTTGTTCACTCAGGTCTCGGCCAATCCTCGCTCCGAGGAAGTGATGCTCGGCGCCGAGGTGTATGGCAGCGAAGGTTGTAACGTCATCGTAGCGGTCGGTGGCGGGAGCCCGATGGATTGCGCCAAGGGCATCGGCATCGCGGTGGCCCACGGTCGCAATATCGTTGAGTTCGAGGGTGTCGATACGTTACGGGTGCCCAGCCCGCCGCTGATCCTGATCCCAACGACTGCCGGCACATCGGCCGATGTGTCGCAGTTCGTGATCATTTCCAACCAGACCGAACGGATGAAGTTCTCCATCGTCAGCAAGGGCGCCGTACCGGACGTCTCGCTGATCGATCCGGAAACCACCCTCAGCATGGATCCGTTCCTGTCTGCCTGTACGGGTATTGACGCGCTGGTACATGCCATCGAGGCCTTTGTTTCGACGGGCCATGGCCCGCTGACCGATCCTCACGCCTTGGAAGCGATGCGGCTGATCAACGGCCATCTGGTGGAAATGATCGCCAATCCGACCGATATTCAACTGCGCGAAAAGATCATGCTCGGCAGCATGCAGGCCGGCTTGGCCTTCTCCAATGCGATTCTCGGCGCAGTGCATGCGATGTCTCACAGCCTTGGCGGATATCTGGATTTGCCGCATGGCCTGTGCAATGCGGTTTTGGTCGAACATGTCGTGGCGTTCAACTACGATTCGGCGCCGGATCGCTTCAAGGTGGTGGCGGAAACCCTGGGCATAGACAGCCGCGGGCTGAGCCATCGGCAGATTCGTGAACGACTCATGCAACATCTGATCAGCCTCAAGCAGGCCATTGGCTTCAACGAAACGCTCGGCTTACACGGGGTGAATCTCTCCGACATCCCGTTCCTCTCGCAGCATGCAATGCAAGATCCTTGCATCCTAACCAATCCCCGTTCGTCGACCCAGCGCGACGTCGAAGTGGTCTATGCCGAAGCACTCTGA
- a CDS encoding S9 family peptidase: MSKTETPYGFWSSEWTAEKAASASRDFAELRAGHGGLFWIQYDPADARCTLWYWRDGTAQCLTPAEFSLRSRVYEYGGGALCLTDKGVAFVNESDQQIYLQPLAGTRAGQPAALTSRPRCRYGNLQYDHRRGAIVAVEETHHDKGVEHRLVSVSLVGEHKLLAEGADFYAAPTLDAAGERLAWIQWHRPEQPWTATSLWMADYLPDGRLDQPVCLAGADGTESLQQPRFAGDGTLFCLTDRTGWWQPWQSQGDSMVPVDRFVRHRFDHAPAPWQLATVSYLPLIEGAWLSTRLVDGYGLLFEHDTEGCERQLATEYSRCRQLAGDDHHYYCLAGAPDRVPAVLAINRLNGETTILAGGEQPLPAEQLSRAQPFSFATGQEEVAHAFFYPPCNADHRGLPGEKPPLVVFMHGGPTSASYPVFDPRIQYWTQRGFAVADINYRGSSGFGRAYRQRLRGNWGVVEVEDACAAVQSLAVRGQIDPAQTFIRGSSAGGYSALCALVADAGFTGGASLYGVSDPLALRRVTHKFEADYLDWLIGDPVRDAERYRERTPLNNAAQIRVPMIFLQGGQDVVVLPEQTESMVAALREQGLRVEYCLYPDERHGFRQASNLSDALQRECHFYQGLLA; encoded by the coding sequence ATGAGCAAAACCGAAACGCCGTATGGCTTCTGGAGCAGCGAGTGGACCGCCGAAAAAGCCGCCTCGGCCAGCCGCGACTTCGCAGAGCTGCGTGCCGGACATGGCGGCTTGTTCTGGATTCAGTACGATCCCGCCGATGCGCGTTGCACCCTATGGTACTGGCGCGACGGCACGGCGCAGTGCCTGACACCGGCTGAGTTTTCCCTGCGCAGTCGGGTATACGAATACGGTGGTGGTGCGCTTTGCCTCACCGATAAAGGTGTTGCTTTCGTCAATGAAAGCGACCAACAGATCTATCTGCAACCGCTTGCCGGTACGAGGGCTGGCCAGCCGGCGGCGCTCACCTCGCGTCCTCGCTGCCGTTATGGCAACCTGCAATACGATCACCGCCGAGGTGCAATCGTCGCGGTGGAGGAAACCCACCATGACAAGGGCGTCGAGCATCGACTGGTGAGCGTTTCGCTTGTAGGCGAGCACAAGCTGCTTGCCGAAGGCGCTGACTTCTATGCTGCGCCAACACTGGATGCCGCTGGCGAGCGTTTGGCCTGGATTCAGTGGCATCGCCCCGAGCAGCCCTGGACGGCCACCAGCCTCTGGATGGCCGACTACCTGCCTGACGGGCGGCTCGATCAGCCGGTGTGCCTAGCAGGCGCCGACGGTACGGAATCGCTGCAACAGCCTCGCTTCGCCGGGGACGGCACGCTGTTTTGCCTGACCGACCGCACCGGTTGGTGGCAACCCTGGCAGAGCCAGGGCGATTCAATGGTGCCGGTGGATCGCTTTGTCCGCCATCGCTTCGACCACGCTCCCGCGCCTTGGCAATTAGCGACCGTCAGCTACCTTCCGCTAATCGAGGGCGCCTGGTTGTCGACCCGACTGGTAGACGGTTACGGCTTGCTGTTCGAGCATGACACTGAGGGCTGCGAGCGACAGCTCGCGACCGAGTACAGCCGTTGTCGCCAGTTGGCCGGGGATGACCACCATTACTATTGCCTTGCCGGAGCGCCGGACCGGGTGCCCGCCGTACTGGCAATCAACCGTCTCAACGGCGAGACCACGATACTGGCCGGCGGCGAGCAACCATTGCCGGCTGAGCAGCTGTCTCGTGCACAACCGTTCAGTTTTGCCACCGGGCAGGAGGAAGTCGCGCACGCTTTCTTCTATCCGCCATGTAATGCGGACCACCGCGGCTTGCCCGGGGAGAAGCCACCGCTGGTTGTGTTCATGCATGGCGGGCCGACCTCGGCCAGCTATCCGGTCTTCGATCCGCGCATTCAGTACTGGACCCAACGCGGTTTCGCCGTCGCCGACATCAATTACCGTGGCAGCAGCGGGTTTGGGCGTGCCTACCGGCAGCGCTTGCGCGGCAACTGGGGTGTGGTGGAAGTCGAGGATGCCTGCGCGGCGGTGCAGTCGTTGGCCGTGCGCGGTCAGATCGATCCGGCGCAGACCTTCATTCGTGGCTCCAGCGCCGGCGGCTATAGCGCACTCTGCGCATTGGTCGCCGATGCCGGATTTACAGGCGGCGCCAGCCTGTACGGGGTCAGCGATCCACTGGCGTTGCGTCGGGTCACCCACAAATTCGAGGCGGACTACCTGGATTGGCTGATCGGTGATCCGGTGCGCGACGCCGAGCGGTACCGGGAACGCACGCCGCTAAACAACGCGGCACAGATTCGGGTTCCGATGATCTTCCTGCAAGGCGGTCAGGACGTTGTGGTGCTTCCCGAGCAGACCGAGTCAATGGTTGCAGCGCTGCGCGAGCAGGGCCTGCGGGTGGAATATTGCCTCTATCCAGACGAGCGCCACGGCTTTCGCCAGGCAAGCAATCTGTCCGATGCGCTGCAGCGCGAATGTCACTTCTATCAGGGCCTGCTTGCCTGA
- the pqqE gene encoding pyrroloquinoline quinone biosynthesis protein PqqE codes for MNGSGSSFAKPGFEPGPPLWLLAELTYRCPLQCPYCSNPLDFARSHDELSTAEWIEVFRQAREMGAAQLGFSGGEPLVRQDLAELIKAARDLGYYTNLITSGIGLTEEKIASFADAGLDHIQISFQAADEEVNNLLAGSKKAFAQKLAMARAVKAHGYPMVLNFVTHRHNIDNIDRIIQLCLELEADFVELATCQFYGWAELNRAGLLPSKEQLVRAERITNEWRDKLAAENHPCKLIFVTPDYYEERPKGCMNGWGNLFLDITPDGTALPCHSARQLPITFPNVREQSIEQIWKHSMGFNKFRGFDWMPEPCQSCDEKEKDFGGCRCQAFMLTGDAANADPVCSKSAHHGKILAARIEAEQAPRGLDELTFRNEKASKLILKV; via the coding sequence TTGAACGGTTCTGGATCGAGCTTCGCTAAACCAGGTTTCGAGCCTGGCCCGCCGCTGTGGCTGCTGGCGGAGCTGACCTATCGCTGCCCACTGCAATGCCCGTATTGCTCCAATCCGCTGGATTTCGCTCGCAGCCACGATGAGCTGAGCACTGCCGAGTGGATCGAGGTGTTCCGCCAGGCGCGCGAGATGGGCGCGGCGCAGCTGGGTTTCTCCGGTGGCGAACCCTTGGTCCGTCAGGATCTGGCCGAGCTGATCAAGGCGGCACGGGACTTGGGCTATTACACCAACCTGATCACCTCAGGCATCGGCCTGACCGAGGAGAAGATCGCCTCGTTCGCCGACGCAGGGCTCGACCACATTCAAATCAGTTTTCAGGCCGCTGACGAGGAAGTGAACAACTTGCTCGCCGGGTCGAAAAAGGCGTTCGCTCAGAAGCTTGCCATGGCGCGGGCGGTCAAGGCGCACGGCTATCCGATGGTGCTTAACTTTGTCACCCATCGGCACAATATCGACAACATCGACCGCATCATTCAGCTCTGCCTGGAGCTCGAAGCTGACTTTGTCGAGCTCGCGACCTGTCAGTTCTATGGCTGGGCCGAGCTCAACCGCGCCGGGCTGTTACCTAGCAAGGAACAACTGGTACGTGCCGAGCGGATCACCAATGAATGGCGTGACAAGCTCGCCGCCGAGAATCACCCCTGCAAGCTGATCTTCGTCACGCCCGATTATTACGAAGAGCGTCCCAAGGGCTGCATGAACGGTTGGGGCAATCTGTTTCTCGACATCACACCTGACGGCACAGCGCTGCCTTGCCACAGTGCACGCCAACTGCCGATCACCTTTCCCAACGTGCGTGAGCAAAGCATCGAGCAGATATGGAAGCACTCGATGGGCTTCAACAAGTTTCGCGGCTTCGACTGGATGCCCGAGCCGTGCCAATCCTGCGATGAAAAGGAAAAGGACTTTGGCGGCTGCCGCTGCCAGGCCTTCATGCTCACCGGCGACGCCGCCAATGCGGATCCGGTATGCAGCAAATCCGCGCATCATGGCAAGATTCTCGCTGCACGCATCGAGGCCGAGCAGGCCCCGCGCGGGCTGGATGAGCTGACTTTCCGTAACGAGAAGGCGTCCAAGCTGATTCTCAAGGTATAG
- a CDS encoding pyrroloquinoline quinone biosynthesis peptide chaperone PqqD has translation MSDIQLTQIPVFRRGFRFQWEPAQNCHVLLYPEGMIKLNESASAVLGEVDGTRSVGAIVSILQSRFPDAEGIEEDIVAFLEVAVERFWIELR, from the coding sequence ATGAGCGATATCCAACTGACCCAGATCCCGGTTTTTCGCCGCGGTTTCCGCTTCCAATGGGAACCGGCGCAGAACTGCCATGTGCTGCTGTATCCCGAGGGCATGATCAAGCTGAACGAGAGCGCATCGGCGGTCTTGGGCGAAGTGGATGGCACCCGGAGTGTCGGCGCAATTGTCTCCATCCTGCAGAGCCGCTTCCCCGATGCGGAGGGCATCGAGGAAGACATCGTTGCATTTCTGGAGGTCGCCGTTGAACGGTTCTGGATCGAGCTTCGCTAA
- a CDS encoding pyrroloquinoline-quinone synthase PqqC (Required in the synthesis of PPQ, but its exact function is unknown), whose translation MTLPAMTPSEFEAALRAKGDYYHIHHPFHRAMYEGRSTREQIQGWVANRFYYQVCIPVKDAAIMANCPDRDTRREWVQRIIDHDGSPGEEGGIEAWLRLAESVGLDREQVLSQELVLPGVRFAVDAYVNFARRAVWQEAASSSLTELFAPTIHQSRLDAWPQHYSWIDASGYDYFRKRLKEARRDVEHGLRITLEHYKTRESQERMLNILQFKLDVLWSMLDAMSMAYELDRPPYHTVTSERVWHKGITF comes from the coding sequence ATGACCCTGCCAGCCATGACTCCGTCCGAGTTCGAAGCAGCGCTACGCGCGAAGGGCGACTACTACCACATCCATCATCCCTTCCACCGCGCCATGTACGAAGGCCGCTCGACCCGTGAGCAGATTCAGGGCTGGGTCGCGAACCGCTTCTACTATCAGGTCTGCATTCCGGTGAAGGATGCAGCGATCATGGCTAACTGCCCGGATCGCGATACTCGCCGCGAATGGGTCCAGCGGATCATTGACCACGATGGCAGCCCAGGCGAGGAGGGTGGTATCGAAGCCTGGCTGCGCCTGGCTGAATCCGTGGGCCTGGACCGTGAGCAGGTGTTGTCGCAGGAGCTGGTGCTGCCGGGCGTGCGCTTCGCCGTAGACGCCTATGTCAATTTCGCCCGCCGCGCCGTATGGCAGGAGGCGGCCAGCAGCTCGCTCACCGAGCTGTTCGCCCCGACCATCCATCAGTCCCGCCTAGACGCCTGGCCCCAGCATTACAGCTGGATAGATGCATCCGGTTACGACTACTTCCGCAAACGCCTGAAGGAAGCACGCCGCGACGTCGAGCACGGCCTGCGGATCACGCTGGAACACTACAAGACGCGGGAAAGCCAGGAGCGCATGCTGAACATTCTTCAATTCAAACTCGATGTCTTGTGGAGCATGCTGGATGCCATGAGCATGGCCTACGAACTGGATCGTCCGCCATACCACACGGTGACGAGCGAGCGTGTCTGGCACAAGGGCATCACGTTCTAA
- a CDS encoding pyrroloquinoline quinone biosynthesis protein PqqB, translated as MFIQILGSAAGGGFPQWNCNCVNCAGLRNGSLRAKARTQSSIAISDDGENWILCNASPDIRAQLESFPKLQPARGPRDTAIGAIILLDSQIDHTTGLLTLREGCPHEVWCTEMVHQDLSTGFPLFKMLEHWNGGLRWNPIALEGSFTIATCPNLNITPIPLRSSAPPYSPHRNDPHPGDNIGLLIEDRKTGGTLFYAPGLGQVSPELLKLMRSADCLLVDGTLWRDDEMRVREVGTKLGSEMGHLHQSGPGGMIEVLDGMPAARKILIHINNTNPILDEDSAERAVLDEHGIEVSFDGMSIEL; from the coding sequence ATGTTCATCCAGATTTTAGGTTCGGCTGCTGGCGGCGGCTTTCCTCAGTGGAACTGTAATTGCGTCAACTGTGCCGGGCTGCGCAACGGTAGCTTGCGTGCCAAAGCCCGCACTCAATCGTCGATTGCAATCAGTGATGACGGCGAGAACTGGATTCTCTGCAACGCCTCGCCGGACATTCGCGCTCAGCTTGAGTCCTTCCCTAAGCTACAACCGGCTCGCGGCCCCCGAGACACCGCGATTGGTGCGATCATCCTGCTCGACAGCCAGATCGATCACACTACCGGCCTGCTGACGCTGCGTGAGGGCTGCCCACACGAAGTCTGGTGCACCGAGATGGTTCATCAGGACCTGAGCACCGGCTTTCCGCTGTTCAAGATGCTTGAACACTGGAACGGCGGTCTGCGCTGGAATCCGATCGCGTTGGAAGGCAGTTTCACCATCGCGACCTGCCCAAACCTGAACATCACCCCGATCCCGCTGCGCAGTTCAGCGCCGCCCTATTCGCCGCACCGCAACGACCCGCATCCCGGCGACAACATAGGTCTGTTGATCGAAGACCGTAAAACCGGCGGCACGCTGTTTTACGCGCCGGGTCTGGGCCAGGTCAGCCCTGAACTGCTGAAACTGATGCGCAGTGCCGATTGCCTGCTCGTCGACGGCACCCTGTGGCGCGATGACGAAATGCGCGTGCGCGAAGTCGGCACCAAACTGGGCAGCGAAATGGGCCACCTTCATCAGAGCGGCCCAGGCGGCATGATCGAGGTGCTCGACGGCATGCCGGCGGCGCGCAAGATTCTCATCCATATCAACAACACCAATCCGATCCTCGACGAAGACTCCGCCGAACGGGCGGTGCTCGACGAGCACGGGATTGAAGTCTCGTTCGATGGCATGAGTATCGAGCTGTAG
- the pqqA gene encoding pyrroloquinoline quinone precursor peptide PqqA codes for MWTKPAFTDLRIGFEVTMYFANR; via the coding sequence ATGTGGACTAAACCTGCTTTTACCGACCTGCGCATTGGTTTCGAAGTCACCATGTACTTCGCCAATCGCTGA
- a CDS encoding NADH:flavin oxidoreductase produces MPQLLEPAQLNQLRLLNRAVLAPMTRVSAEPEGQSNELMRDYYQAFAEGGFGMLITEGTYTDTAYSQGYLNQPGLATEVQRDSWVPIVSAVHQAGAAIIAQLMHGGAQAQGNIHHARHVAPSAVQPGGRQLSFYGGEGPYATPAEMTEAEIHEAIAGFVQAAKHARDAGFDGVELHGANGYLLHEFMTAEFNQRTDRWGGDYKARLALPLEVIRAVREAVGAGFVVGMRLSQSMVTDSQLKWDGGVEAARYRFATLASAGLDYIHVTEGDISAPAFEEGESLAAIAKGAVEIPIIGNGAIGTGEQAQQLLDAGVLDFLAIGKAALANHDWPLRVQEKAPLSAFDYEMFSPMATITNELAWRGTHGRSAVRR; encoded by the coding sequence ATGCCCCAATTGCTCGAACCCGCCCAGCTGAATCAGCTGCGCCTACTCAACCGCGCCGTGCTGGCTCCGATGACTCGCGTCAGCGCTGAGCCGGAAGGGCAATCCAACGAACTGATGCGCGACTATTACCAGGCATTCGCAGAGGGCGGCTTCGGCATGTTGATTACCGAAGGCACCTATACGGACACCGCCTACAGCCAGGGATATTTGAACCAGCCGGGCCTGGCCACCGAGGTTCAGCGTGACAGCTGGGTGCCGATCGTCAGCGCGGTACACCAGGCGGGAGCGGCGATCATCGCTCAGCTGATGCATGGCGGCGCGCAGGCTCAAGGCAATATCCACCACGCCCGCCACGTCGCGCCGTCGGCGGTCCAGCCGGGCGGACGACAGTTGAGCTTCTACGGCGGCGAAGGCCCGTATGCGACACCGGCAGAGATGACCGAAGCGGAAATCCATGAAGCGATTGCCGGCTTCGTCCAGGCTGCGAAACATGCGCGTGACGCCGGTTTCGATGGGGTGGAGTTGCATGGCGCCAATGGCTACCTGCTGCACGAATTCATGACCGCCGAGTTCAATCAGCGCACCGACCGCTGGGGCGGTGACTACAAGGCCAGACTGGCCCTGCCGCTGGAAGTCATCCGTGCGGTACGCGAGGCGGTCGGGGCGGGGTTCGTCGTCGGTATGCGGCTGTCGCAAAGCATGGTTACGGACAGCCAGCTTAAATGGGACGGTGGGGTTGAAGCGGCGCGCTATCGTTTCGCCACGCTAGCCTCCGCGGGGCTCGACTATATCCACGTGACCGAAGGCGACATAAGTGCACCGGCGTTCGAGGAAGGCGAAAGCCTGGCGGCAATCGCCAAAGGTGCCGTCGAGATCCCGATCATCGGCAATGGCGCCATCGGCACGGGCGAACAGGCGCAGCAATTGCTCGACGCCGGCGTGCTGGATTTCCTGGCGATCGGCAAGGCGGCGCTGGCGAACCATGATTGGCCGTTGCGGGTACAGGAAAAGGCACCCCTGAGCGCATTCGACTACGAGATGTTCTCGCCAATGGCGACCATCACCAACGAACTGGCCTGGCGGGGCACCCATGGTCGTTCCGCCGTGCGCCGCTGA
- a CDS encoding aldehyde dehydrogenase, whose product MIYAQPGTEGSVISFKPRYGNYIGGEFVPPVKGEYFVNTSPVNGEVIAEFPRSGGEDVEHALDAAHAAADAWGKTSVQNRALVLLKIADRIEANLELLAVAETWDNGKAVRETLNADVPLAADHFRYYAGCIRAQEGSAAEIDEHTAAYHFHEPLGVVGQIIPWNFPLLMAAWKLAPALAAGNCIVLKPAEQTPLSITVLMEVIGDLLPPGVLNVVQGYGREAGEALATSKRIAKIAFTGSTPVGSHILKCAAENIIPSTVELGGKSPNIFFEDIMNAEPQFIEKAAEGLVLAFFNQGEVCTCPSRALVQESIYDAFMVEVMKKIKVIKRGNPLDTETMVGAQASEQQYDKILSYLQIAQDEGAELLTGGAAERLEGDLASGYYIQPTLLKGNNKMRVFQEEIFGPVVGITTFKDEAEALAIANDTEFGLGAGLWTRDINRAYRMGRAIKAGRVWTNCYHLYPAHAAFGGYKKSGVGRETHKMMLDHYQQTKNLLISYDINPLGFF is encoded by the coding sequence ATGATCTACGCCCAACCCGGTACGGAAGGCTCCGTCATTTCCTTCAAGCCACGCTATGGCAACTACATCGGCGGTGAGTTTGTCCCGCCGGTCAAGGGTGAGTATTTCGTCAACACCTCGCCGGTCAATGGTGAAGTCATCGCCGAATTCCCGCGCTCCGGGGGCGAGGATGTCGAGCATGCTCTGGATGCCGCCCATGCCGCCGCCGATGCCTGGGGCAAAACCTCGGTACAGAACCGCGCCCTGGTGCTGCTGAAAATCGCCGACCGTATCGAAGCCAACCTCGAACTGCTGGCCGTGGCCGAAACCTGGGACAACGGCAAGGCTGTGCGCGAAACCCTGAACGCCGACGTGCCCCTGGCCGCCGACCACTTCCGTTACTACGCCGGTTGCATTCGCGCCCAGGAAGGCAGCGCCGCCGAGATCGACGAACACACCGCCGCCTATCACTTCCACGAGCCGCTGGGTGTGGTTGGTCAGATCATTCCATGGAACTTCCCGCTGCTGATGGCCGCCTGGAAGCTCGCACCGGCCCTGGCCGCCGGCAACTGCATCGTGCTCAAGCCGGCCGAGCAGACCCCGCTGTCGATCACCGTGCTGATGGAGGTGATCGGCGACCTGCTGCCGCCAGGCGTGCTCAACGTAGTGCAGGGCTACGGCCGCGAAGCCGGTGAGGCCCTGGCCACCAGCAAGCGTATCGCCAAGATCGCCTTTACCGGTTCCACCCCGGTCGGTTCGCACATCCTCAAGTGCGCCGCCGAGAACATCATCCCGTCGACCGTGGAGCTGGGCGGCAAGTCGCCGAACATCTTCTTTGAAGACATCATGAACGCCGAGCCGCAGTTCATCGAAAAAGCCGCCGAAGGCCTGGTACTGGCGTTCTTCAACCAGGGCGAAGTGTGCACCTGCCCATCCCGCGCCCTGGTGCAGGAGTCGATCTACGACGCCTTCATGGTCGAGGTGATGAAGAAGATCAAGGTGATCAAACGCGGCAACCCGCTGGACACCGAGACCATGGTCGGTGCCCAGGCCTCCGAGCAGCAGTACGACAAGATCCTCAGCTACCTGCAGATCGCCCAGGACGAAGGCGCCGAGCTGCTCACTGGCGGCGCGGCCGAGCGTCTGGAAGGTGATTTGGCCAGCGGTTACTACATCCAGCCGACCCTGCTCAAGGGCAACAACAAGATGCGCGTGTTCCAGGAAGAGATCTTCGGCCCGGTGGTCGGTATCACCACCTTCAAGGATGAAGCCGAAGCCCTGGCGATTGCCAACGACACCGAGTTCGGCCTGGGTGCCGGCCTGTGGACCCGCGACATCAACCGCGCTTACCGCATGGGCCGGGCGATCAAGGCTGGTCGCGTATGGACCAACTGCTACCACCTGTACCCGGCGCACGCCGCCTTCGGTGGCTACAAGAAGTCCGGTGTCGGTCGCGAAACGCACAAGATGATGCTCGATCACTACCAGCAGACCAAGAACCTGCTGATCAGCTACGACATCAATCCGCTGGGCTTCTTCTAA
- the pqqA gene encoding pyrroloquinoline quinone precursor peptide PqqA: MQWIDPDFCDLRLGFEVTAYVYVR; encoded by the coding sequence ATGCAGTGGATCGATCCGGACTTCTGCGACTTGCGTCTGGGCTTTGAAGTCACCGCGTACGTTTACGTGCGCTGA